Genomic window (Sediminispirochaeta smaragdinae DSM 11293):
CTCTGATTGCTCTGCTCCTGGTCATCTTCATCATCACAGCCACAGTGAGATTGGCGGCAAGAAGCGAACTGGCATTTAGAAGCCCGGTTCGTATCCTGAAAAATCCCGTGGCAACCTGGGTCGTTCCGGAGAGCCTGCTTTTCTATAAGGGGGATAGGGACGGAAAAGAGATAGAAACGGGGCAAAAAATCGGCGAAAAGAGTTTTATTCGCACAGGTGAAGGCGGAGAGGTCGATCTTCGTTTCGACGACGGAACGCTTATCAGGATTGCCGAAAACAGCCAGGCCTCCATTGCCGATATCAGCCTGAAAGAGACCGACATCTCCCTTGAAAAGGGAAGAATCATTTCCCGCTTTCAGAAGATTACCGGCAGCGGTAACCATAGAGTCGAAACGCCCAATGCCGTCTGCGGTATACGCGGAACAGAGCTTATCTTTGACGCAGGCCAGGAGGGGACCACCATCTACGGGATGTCCGGCCTTACCGAGGTAGCGTCCCCGGATCATCCGGAGAACCCCGTTCTCCTCGGATTTCAGCAAAAGACCAGGGTGAACCAGGGGGCCCTTCCCTCCCCTCCCGAAGAGATGAGCGACGAAGAGGTCGCTTATTTCAGGATGCTCTTAGATTCCCTCCACAACGAGGTGGTGGTCCTGGTAACCTCAACCCTCTCTTTTAAGCCGGATTCGGCGGAGCTCACCCCGGAGTCCGGTGAAGAACTTTCGCGTATCGCCTCGATTCTGAAGAAAAAAAGGATAGAGGTTGAGATTGCCGGACATACGGCCGATGTGGGCGACCGGGCGAGCCAGTATACCCTTTCCCTTCAAAGGGCAGAATCGGTCAAACGGACCTTGGTATCCCTCGGTGTTAAGGAGCGCAGGCTATCGGTAAAAGGATACGGAGGCTCCAGGCCGATCGCCTCAAACGATAGCCAAGAGGGGCGCGCACAAAACAGAAGGGTGGAATTTCTCGTACGATAATCTCTACCCATCACAGAGAATGGCGACAGCTTCCCAGGGAAGAAAGGGCTCACCGGCAGCCAGGGCTGTGAGGCGGTTGGGATCATCCTCACAGCTTGTAAGAAGTATCCTATCCCCTTCGGTCTCCTTGATCGCCCGGTTAACTGCCGGGGATTGGACCGCTTGGTCGCCGCTCCAGTTGAGAACGACAAGAAGGGTTTCCTGCGAGGGTCCATCTTCCCGCCGATAGGCAATAAGGCCTCCGCTGCTGCCGGCAATCTCTTCAAAAGAGCCATAGGCAAAAACGGGATGAACCTTACGGAGGGCGATGAGGCGACGGTAAAACCAGAGGATCGAATCCTCTTGGGTTTTCTGCATTGATACGTTTATCCGATGATAATCGGGGTTGCAGGCGATCCAAGGCTCGACGGAACTAAATCCGGCATGGGGAGAATCGTTCCACTGCATGGGGGTTCGGGCATTGTCTCGTCCCC
Coding sequences:
- a CDS encoding OmpA family protein, translated to MKIDISNIKKSFLLAALIALLLVIFIITATVRLAARSELAFRSPVRILKNPVATWVVPESLLFYKGDRDGKEIETGQKIGEKSFIRTGEGGEVDLRFDDGTLIRIAENSQASIADISLKETDISLEKGRIISRFQKITGSGNHRVETPNAVCGIRGTELIFDAGQEGTTIYGMSGLTEVASPDHPENPVLLGFQQKTRVNQGALPSPPEEMSDEEVAYFRMLLDSLHNEVVVLVTSTLSFKPDSAELTPESGEELSRIASILKKKRIEVEIAGHTADVGDRASQYTLSLQRAESVKRTLVSLGVKERRLSVKGYGGSRPIASNDSQEGRAQNRRVEFLVR